In Bactrocera neohumeralis isolate Rockhampton chromosome 5, APGP_CSIRO_Bneo_wtdbg2-racon-allhic-juicebox.fasta_v2, whole genome shotgun sequence, the genomic window TTTTAATTTGAAATCCTTTATTACTTTATAATTGAGCCATTTTCCATTCATTCTTATGTGTAACGGTAACAAATATCGATTTGCATGTTTGcaattattgctattttttgatttgtattGTCAAAAGGTACATAGTGAACGCTTTCCGCGCATAAAGCGAAGAAGATGATGTacatttaatacaaatatatatatgtatgtatatgtagtattatataaaattaacaatatcAAAATCGTAGTATaatatttaacatatgtaaaaaagttataaaatatagtTGAAGACATCATGTAACTAAAGTGTAGAAATTGACAGAATGAGAAaagatatgcatacatatgtgtgcacgTCGATAAGTgcgaaaaatacatatgtatgtatgtatatttaaaattttatttacaatgctcgcatttaaaagttaatttcattttaatggcGAAGAAGTTGTAGTTTtcttcttattgttgttgctgcacacAAGCCTTTTAATTCAATGTTAATGCTTAAGTCCTCCATAAGTGTTTagccatacatacatgtatttatgcCTTTGCGTACCTATGTCTGTTTGCGTTTGTCGCcctggacatacatacatatttatgtgtatgtatgtgtgtgtgttgttgctttCTTAATATGCAATATTTCGCTATTTTCTGCATATTACCACTTAGCtaataattaactaaatatttatttatttttcgttttctcctaaaaaaattctaattgattttattgttgttgtatttataccATCACCATGCCTTTTAACATTTTCCACATTTTCCATTTgattgtttgattgattgtacTCCTTGATATGCGTTTTCTTGTTGTTGCGTATTTTTATATCTTGTTTCAGCCGCTTTCTAACCCAATGGGTTTGTTGTATCGAACGTCACTTTAGGCACAAAGCCATTCTCCCCCTCCACTGTGTAGGCAACGGTCATAAGCCGGCCATCGGGCAGCCACACAGAGTATTGACCAGACACCTGTGAAGTTTTAGCATTAAATTTCCTAATTGTATTTCAATAGTTcaactattgttgttgcttaccTTTCCAGCAGCATCGCCTGCTTCGTTTTTGTTAAAGAACAGTTCTTTTTCGGCATCCTTAACCTCATATTGGTATTCATACTATAAGCagataaatttacaagacataaattattttatttttgcatagtttattaaaacaaaaaataatatataagaagAGGTTTAGATTCCTAGTAGTGatgacacttgaggccttgctactctcGACCTTCACACAAGAGCTGAGCCTAGCAAACCTTCAGCATCGCATTCGAAAAGTGTACAGtgccaccacagcacttagcgtcgtaagatagttcgtggccttaaCCAGAATCCACTCTGcgagagaacgatcctcgtagcgttggacttatcaaaagcctttgacacagtcaatcacacaacgctacttgaggacatcgaagaaactacgctccctccaggactgaagaggtggaccatgaactacgtcgatcatccgtactatttcgaggtaaagACTCAaaattgagaagaattaaacaagaGGGTTAGAAAATTTCTATCActtcgtacgctgatgattgcacATTATTgccgtcgggcaatggaatcggtGGCATGTGTTCAAAGGTAAACGCGTAAGGCTGTTCCTGCTGTGATGCTTTCGCCaacaacaccttcaccgactctaTTTCAGTGAATGACGTACTTGgcgtcaaaccaccacccattgcagacgaagagcttgAGTTGCCGCGAGAAGCGAGACTGACTCTTGCGCAGCTCCGTTCTGGATACTGCAGCCGGTTAAACTCccacttatccagaatagaccccgatatatttaatatatgtccagcgtgcaatgCCTCACTAACCCTTCTCATCAGACACCCCTCTCCTTTTGATCCGACCACGTCGAAACTTCACGTTTCCTAAGCCTACCTTCGGACGAtgtcgacgacaacttatctaatccttaccatcctaacggggattaggtacccgttacaacaactacaacaagccAGCAAATTTCTGAACATGCTTCTCATTTATCGAcaagtttatttaaaactattcCGGATTAGAGtcgtgttttatttttatacctgCAAGCTCATCTGATGGTGTGAGATCCAAGGTAGTGCTCATCAGCGCTTGTGaagcaaaaatacaacaacagcaactattaTAAAAGATTTagatcaaaataatataaaataaattcacatGCATATTACTGCTTGCCTTGAAATTG contains:
- the LOC126758987 gene encoding pro-resilin-like; protein product: MEILSVRVSFVALVVLVACVLLVQARPQAPEQPEPYEYQYEVKDAEKELFFNKNEAGDAAGKVSGQYSVWLPDGRLMTVAYTVEGENGFVPKVTFDTTNPLG